The following coding sequences are from one Bradyrhizobium sp. 200 window:
- a CDS encoding aldo/keto reductase, protein MALKDILPGKLGFGAAPLGNMFRDIPEQEALATVNAAWNDGIRYFDNAPFYGAGLAEIRMGAALAGRPRSDYVVSTKVGRLILDDIEDVSARDLGEKGSVFKYGRPNKIVNDYSSDGTLRSIEDSLRRLGTDHIDIAFVHDVAQDFYGDEWLAVFESARNGAFKALDQLRDEGVIKAWGLGVNRVEPIELLLALDGPRPDGFLLAGRYTLLDHARALQRVMPMVAEHELGIIVGGPYSSGALVGGPNFEYAPAPPEILGKVARIKAIADRYGISMKGAGLQFALANPVVAAVIPGASRPGRIAEDRAALAESIPVDFWRELRSAGLVNPAAPLPSVD, encoded by the coding sequence ATGGCCCTCAAGGATATTCTGCCGGGCAAACTGGGCTTCGGTGCGGCGCCGCTCGGCAACATGTTTCGCGATATCCCGGAGCAGGAAGCGCTCGCGACGGTGAATGCAGCCTGGAACGACGGTATCCGCTATTTCGACAATGCACCTTTCTATGGCGCAGGGCTCGCGGAAATCCGCATGGGGGCCGCACTCGCTGGGCGGCCGCGGAGCGATTATGTCGTCAGCACCAAGGTCGGCCGCTTGATCCTGGACGACATCGAGGATGTCAGCGCCCGCGATCTCGGCGAGAAGGGCAGCGTCTTCAAGTATGGGCGTCCGAACAAAATCGTGAACGACTATTCCAGCGATGGGACGTTGCGGTCGATCGAGGACAGCTTGAGGCGGCTGGGCACCGACCATATCGATATCGCTTTCGTGCATGATGTGGCGCAGGATTTTTATGGCGACGAGTGGCTGGCGGTCTTCGAAAGCGCGCGCAACGGCGCGTTCAAGGCGCTCGACCAGCTACGCGACGAGGGCGTGATCAAAGCTTGGGGCCTCGGTGTCAACCGGGTGGAACCGATCGAACTGCTGCTTGCGCTCGACGGGCCGCGCCCTGACGGCTTCCTGCTCGCGGGCCGTTACACGCTCCTCGATCATGCCCGGGCGCTCCAGCGGGTAATGCCGATGGTTGCGGAACATGAACTCGGTATCATCGTTGGCGGCCCCTATAGTTCGGGTGCCCTCGTCGGCGGTCCAAATTTCGAATATGCGCCGGCGCCTCCGGAAATCCTTGGCAAGGTGGCGCGGATCAAGGCGATCGCTGACCGTTACGGCATCAGCATGAAAGGTGCAGGGTTGCAGTTTGCGCTCGCGAATCCGGTCGTAGCGGCCGTGATCCCCGGGGCGAGCCGTCCCGGCCGCATCGCCGAGGATCGCGCCGCCCTCGCCGAATCCATACCCGTCGATTTCTGGCGCGAGCTTCGTTCGGCGGGTCTCGTCAATCCCGCCGCTCCGCTTCCCTCGGTCGATTGA
- a CDS encoding alpha/beta hydrolase, translating to MSIATAQAAPAASAERTVSVVLVHGAFVDGSGWKSTYDILSDAGYEVLVVQQPTITLRDDVAETERVIAKARHPVILVGHSYGGMVITEAGNNPKVRSLVYLAAFAPDAGESVSTLAEAPAPAGEHKAPLVAEGNYLLVDRDKFSASFAADVDVATTRFMGAAQLPWGLQAVQTKVDRVAWKAKPTYYMVTSEDHMIPPTAQRSMARRSGAKVTELKSSHAVMLSHPREVAAFIRIADTSTSD from the coding sequence ATGTCGATCGCAACTGCCCAAGCCGCTCCTGCGGCCTCGGCCGAGAGGACCGTTTCCGTTGTCCTTGTCCATGGTGCCTTCGTCGATGGGTCGGGATGGAAGAGCACCTACGATATCCTCTCGGATGCGGGCTATGAGGTGCTCGTCGTCCAGCAGCCGACGATCACGCTTCGTGACGATGTCGCGGAGACTGAACGTGTGATTGCCAAGGCTCGACATCCGGTGATTCTCGTCGGGCATTCCTATGGAGGAATGGTCATCACGGAAGCTGGAAACAATCCGAAGGTTCGTAGCCTCGTCTATCTCGCGGCATTTGCTCCCGATGCCGGAGAGTCGGTAAGCACGCTTGCAGAAGCGCCTGCGCCCGCCGGCGAGCACAAGGCTCCGCTGGTCGCCGAAGGCAACTATCTCCTTGTTGACCGCGATAAATTTTCCGCGTCGTTCGCGGCCGATGTCGACGTCGCCACAACGCGCTTCATGGGGGCGGCGCAACTCCCGTGGGGCTTGCAGGCTGTGCAGACCAAGGTCGATCGCGTGGCCTGGAAGGCGAAGCCGACCTACTACATGGTGACAAGTGAGGATCATATGATCCCCCCGACCGCGCAACGCAGTATGGCCCGCCGGTCGGGCGCAAAAGTGACGGAGCTTAAAAGCAGCCACGCGGTGATGCTGTCGCATCCGCGCGAGGTCGCGGCGTTCATTAGAATCGCAGACACATCCACTTCTGACTGA